The sequence below is a genomic window from Humulus lupulus chromosome 3, drHumLupu1.1, whole genome shotgun sequence.
ccaaacttcctaaagctccataaccctcaaaacccaaggttcaaaccaaccaaaaactcaacaattcacaaagtccaattctaagcttaaaaactttagaaactcaaaacttcaaacttagattacctttgattaggttgttttccgtcaaatccttcggttaagaagcttctaatctttcctaggatcgctatgcctcgatcctcgcttgattccgactcctagaactcgagattccttCAGAAAGGCTTCAAACGGTAAAATAATCTatcgggaagggagagagagattttctaacgtacgttcttatctgacaagctacttcgagcttaagtaacctcaaataaaacctagggctcggggtcccgaaaacacccccggggacattatagtcaaaacttccaaaattccATCAtaatctcaaatactcccaatttatcatcaaataaacattctattacccaataattgaccccgttatgacaaaaccgctaactcataatctaggatcgtctcatgccgaatagctcgaatatatctccataataataaaatctcattcacatattacaatatgcacccaatttacaaatatgccatcaacaggccaaattaccaaaatgcccttatgattataaatacacccatatgcatgcatttatcatcatataataatataattcacattaacatgcatataatcatttaataccctgataaatcaattatggccttcccggcctcctaatcaaggtcctaaaacctattaggaaattcggggcattacacttccaaacatcaaattaagtcccaaatgaacccaaataccacctccacatgtcctagggaccacaaccccaagaaccctagccaaaactccaaccaattccccaagtttccaacccaaaaaccagttgAAACTTATccaagaaaacagagcaaaatcaagagttctactggctaaaaactcacctcaatctcagcttagcaccctcttcaatggtggagcataatcCTTACTTGGAAAAGCTTGGTTCCTTGacttaattcctcaaaagaagcttgaaaatccaaagagaaaatggaggagaaaaatatcgggagagaagagaaaagaagctctgtttttgttactcttctacagccttaatggctgatataaatctcttagggtgaaaagacctaaatgcccttaggtctaaagtaaaaccttaacagccaccaagggcaaaaccgtcctttcgcacctatttcattaatcacaattaacaccctccaattctcgctattctcaataacctcaaacaccaataatccttgtcccattaccctttaattcatggtaatgctctaatcattaaattcacctcgagactcaccccgagcctcgaacttaaacatgttatgactagatcgaacacttgcatttcatgatcgtctcatgtcgaatagctcgaaccaatccaccttataatgtggctatattaattaatcacaaacatgcaccagaatacgcaattacgcccacagcggccaaattaccaaaatgccctcataattataaatactcccatatgcatgcatttaccatcatataataatataattcacataaacgtgcatatgatcattaaataacatcataattcaattatggccctcccggtctcctaatcaaggtcctaacccttattaggaaattcagaGCATTACATAAATCCTgaatgttcatgaactcctgttcatgtttattaaatcttttgattcattcgttaaggtctcttcaaagaatgaggctaatgacttttgttttggagatttaatatcatggatggctgggaacatgtatcaacaatatggaatctaatatttcctaatggatcgtataatagttcccttaagagttaattctggaactgaatgatttttagcttaaatctataattagagggttaaactattgtaagatgggtatatcaatggacgacttaagataagatttctgtaaaagtatatctataacataaagagtgcaattctgaatttatagtggagtaatatcataattaataaattaactattataattaaagagtttaattatttagtttatttattggagcttaatgttataggtccatggtactcgaaatggctcaaacaatcactgataaaggtaaatacaaaaatgggcaaaaatgacttatgtgataagtaaaatatttttctatgtatcaaacataattattgtataattatgtgtaattaattaattatttgatttaacaaaaatataattaattttgaattaatttatttttgggatttttggtatttaaataataataaaaattgggaaaaatcacatgccatcactggcatgtggtacacgtgtagcacagtgcacagtcactgtgctacacgcataagagactgtgatcagtttctaggttccacaattttagtaatttaaatattaaataaataatgagatattgtaacttgattaaaatattattatttaaacaaaaatctgataactcattagttatttcaaattatttaaaataactaagattttattttaatatattggatatattaaatatatgatatcagtttttcagaacgtaacttttcagggatagaaaaatatctagaaatctctctcagagaaagagaacagtgacacaaacaaaagtcactattcttcacaaaacctaggtccaaaactttatcagatctcatgtgttgagaacatctgataaatatttttttttgcctattgtttgtatagcgagcccacacttgttctttgtgtgctgagaacattttggaagatcttggtgtgagatctcaaggatttagtcATACAAatagatagcagcaaggaaggacctgaggtaaattttctatttatgtctttgattcaatatatatatgcatgtgaagaagtagatctagaaatcttatgcgattaaactaacaatttgattgttgttccgatgcgcataatctctgatttgatcaataaaaaccaacaaaaataCCATTACAAAATACCCAAATCAAATACAAATCTAGAAATCTTAATACCCAAATCTGATACAATCTTAGAAGTTTAAATACccaaatcaaaatataatttaaaaaaaaaaaaccaataaattTTTTCAAAGAAGAAATTAAGATACCCAGAAATCTCCATCCCCCAAATCTCGTTGCTGTCTCAGTTGCCCAAGTCCTGTCGCCCAGATTTGCCCCAAGCTTCGAAGTCATCGTTGTTGTCCAAGGTCTCAGTCGCCCAAATCTGCCCAAAGCCTCGAAGTCCCCATTGTTGTCCAAGGTCTCAATCACCCAGATCTGCCCAAAGTGTCGAAGTCGCTGTCGAGATCTTCAAAGCTACAAACTCGTCTGTCGTCAGTCTTCAAAGCTCCGCCCAGGTAGTCGAAGTTGCAGTCATTGTCAAGATCTGCCCAAAGCTTCGAAGTCGCCATCGAGAACTTCAAAGCTTCAAACTTGTCTGTCGCCGGCCTTCAAAGCTTCGCCCAGATAGTCAAAGTTGCAGTCGAGATCTACTACtggaaaagaagaagaataagacgagaagaagaagaagaagaagaaggacgggaggaAGAAGAAGTCGAGGTCTACCCTTGAAGATGaacccattttttttcttttccagatTTAGTTCTCAAGAATTTCTTagttaaaatttatgtttttagttatctataattttaatttattgaattttttatcATTGTAAatcaattatattttttaaattaattttttttaatgatttttaatGTATTAAATAAACTAAAATTAATTTCACCAATTAGATGCTGCCACGTGTCCGCCAACTAGGTTCTCAGTTAGAGTTAATAGCCATGGACCTACTACTGCACAAAAATACTAACGGTAGGTATTTTTGCCGCCAAAATTTTTACATAGGCATTTAAGTGCAAAAAATCTAACTACATAGGTATTATTGCCGCAAATTTtccttattattattttggattTTCATTTGTGTGTGAGACTTAGTAGTAATTACTCACTACAAGAAATATTGGTTTTAGAGGCGACTctattaggggcgactatatgtcgcccctaatattctagaaatcaggggcgacacatcattagtcgcccctgatattggtataaatcgaccctgatgttgagaaattttccccatttgtgaaaattattaggggcgacatgtcgcccctaatattctagaaatcaggggcgacacatcattagtcgcccctgatgttgagaaatttttTGCCATTTGTAAaaagtattaggggcgacgtgtcgcccctaatactctagaaatcaggggcgacacatcattagtcgcccctgatattggtataatttgcccctgatgttgagaaattttcgccatttgtaaaaattattaggggcgacatgttgcccctaatattctagaaatcaagggcgacacatcattactcgcccctgatattggtataaatcgcccctgatgttgagaaattttcgccatttgtaaaaattattaggggcgacacatcattagtcgcccttgatattggtataaatcgcccctgatgttgagaaattttccccatttctgaaaattattagggacgacgtgtcgcccctaatattataAGTTGTCGCCCCTGATACATTTTATCATTCTCCTCCACTTAATAAAACCTAATTACACAGCTGCAAaccctcattttcctctttgcCTTATAGTTTCGATTTCTTTATTGCCGCAGacctcaccctcaccctcaccctcactctcactctcactctcgatctcagcctcacCGCCGCCGCACCGTCGatgcaccctcaccctcactctcgatctcagcctcacCGCCACCGTCGCCGTTGCACCCTCACTATCActctcactctcgatctcagcctcacCGCCGCCGCACCGCCGCTGCACCCTCACCttcaccctcaccctcaccctcaccctcactctcgatctcagcctcacCGCCACCATCGCCGCacctcaccctcaccctcactctcactcactactacaaaattgggctttcccgacacccaaccacgacagtcaactctgttgactgtcgtagtTGCTTAGTgtgactctacgccgacagttaaaaactgtaggcatagagaccaacgccgacagctaataactatcactgttgcttttgactgtcgctattgaccccaacgccgacagctaattcgagaccaatgccgacagttaaaatgtgtcgctagtGACCCCAACGCTGACAGTTAATTCTAGACCAATGCTAATACTAGATTaaaattaaaaaggggttttagttttaatagctgaaaagataaaatgaaataaatatcaatgattgaataactaaggatataacgatattaaagaaatagtgaagaattactctccaccttcaacaatcaatctatcaacaatgatgaataatattccctattcccaattaaactattaaccccgcagataacacttaagcagtcaattttcccagtttccctaatataattaattaaagctaagcgctcttaattaaccctttttacccagcaataaacccattaagcatgcaatttatttaacctagtaaaagcattacactttgtggaaacaggttaatctaggcaacaaattcattaagcatgcaattcatttaacctaggttctatttctcatcacaattagaatacccgtcacaataccttaattgcaatttgtcactttacttagaatcctaaactattaggtgaatataaatcctaagatgatagtagaacaatgcaaaaccttaattagtggccatctaaacaagattttacaagatccatggcattcaaatagaaaaatagaagcaatttaatataagggaataaaaaaaaaaaaattcatcaatgcattcaagatatcatgtctagggttttgaaataacccttaactataaagaaaactactccataatcatattcatattcataaacataaatattcaatgaaaataaaagtgttttgagaagaaagaaaaactagattgaagaatatagatgatgatgttttttcctcctcctctgctgctctagcctctaaaaatcgcaatccaaagttatgataaaagttaaccctaatcccttttatagcccccaataattatatttaaaatttaaattttaaagaaaaatttgtCGCACGGCCGCGGCCAGTGATTCTTGATGGCCGCGGCCACGGGTCATATTCTGGGCCATATTCGCGCGGAGGCCGCGGCCAGGAGATCATGTTGGCCGCGGCCAATACTCCCTGTCTCCcagtgtaacaccctcacttattttagttaaaaaccatatttgaggtgttacattttaaaactatatcataatttatttctgcggaagtctggacatatttttttatttttttattttattttttttttaaaacttgaaaacttatttcaccttatttacattaaacataaagtgtgtctcaaacatattatacataagtattaaataacccaatttattttcaaaacataacttcacactttattacaaacatctcactgataactgaaataacccacaaaaaggtcgatgtgttcatatgtacaaatcagggtcaggaccatgcttcagttctcctcatatcattcacatatttctttctctacctgcaacacaagacaactgtgagcctaaagctcagtaagcaaagtaatgcatgcaatgctaatgattacccaatatcaatggacatatacaacttctttttaaattttgggccccttaatattgtgcacactgtttgaattggtcaatgcctgcagggcttgttacacatataatacaaaatcccatgggttctcctccggctagccttcaccacagtagggcacattaaaaaccttattccatcgttgccccgtcaggctcaagagttaaggcggccacacactgtggtgtcaatacatataacaataactcatatggaggagaaataaaaacggaattatggcaaacaatataattggttcactaaaacctagcccaaattattgggcagccactataagcctactataggcctccgtttacacttattaacactttcatttgccttttcaaaacagtggcactgaacttaaacttcttattacaactttcttttatgttgcacaaaacttgcaaagacatcatataattaatcatcataatatcatgcatggtcttatatcatataataatttaccatatcactattatgccatgcatacaaatttatgatgaagtgtcactgtatgttaataccacttactcacaaaatattcatataatgcatactttcacataacacataattcttgtgttgcagttgagtactttacttaccttttgtccacaatatatttcaccgtgtaacaagtgatgtcttaggtattgatgtgcttatcctgacaatagcatggatttctcatcataatgatggcagtaatacattgaactctcatttaaaaaatacccataagacttcatatcaaatttcatacccaaaacatgcctaaaatgccttaaaccacctagatcgagcattagatttatcttagacatttggggaaattttgacagagtttccccttaattttagctatcctcaaatatcaaaatacaccaataatcaacatcaattaacctgccataaccatatatcccaaataccaacatgattcatcataatgttatcatataccgattttgataaaattcttatctcctagatcatcacccaaattaaatgagtctccacatatattcaaacatttataaacatatatactctcttataaactcaatcaaataaccaaaaatcttcttgtactccaagaaccccaaaaacctcataaaacacaaaatttcacttaccgagcaacttttcggcgaaaacaatctcttcaagcttttctaaacctcaaaccacttggaaaccccaagaaatatcttaaaaaggataaaacaccatatataagttctcagaaaaattcaaaaacatagtttaacttccaagtacaagaacttaccataaaaaggctagaactaagcttaatctacttctttggctttgctttcacttggatctccttagaatttcttcaaaccagccaagaaatggtttttggttttcttttctctctgtttttcagaataatggtcgtgcaaagtgataaggtttgatgaaaattccttattttcaatgatttagccttattgtcaaaagttgacacctttcatctcatcatttcaccttttgacttatgaaaaccttatcacttcaataatttcgacttaatcatctgctaggcctattatccttatgtgtaaaacactcacaccaaaccttaggtccatatgacttcatacccaatagttatgcttacccgatcgagcgtagcgcacttatgctaagctcgttttgactttgcatccataccactgattatgtatacctcccatcaagaattgatctaatggttctaaaaccatttttacatcatcaatgagaccttaatcctacctcgattacatttggtaaatccataaatactcaattttacaccgaaatactagtaatcgacattgtactattttccactacttaacctattttgccttctatatctcactttcaacacttaattccatgccttgtccatatttttcatactttcttatatcttgagcacatcaaacacccataaaagacaactcaaatgccacaaggttaataatattgagcatacatatagacatcacatacacaacttttatacttatacatgaaaacacttataagaatatgcatatgctcaaattatacatattgtatgatatgtaatgcaatgcaatcatgtgattattggctatatatatcaaaataatgtgggtgctacaatcctctacaccttataaaaatttcgtcctcgaaatttctcTTACCCAAATAGCTCTGGGTATTTAGATCTCATTTCATCTTCCCGTTCCCATGTCATTTCCTCaatgtttgaacttctccacaagaCCTTAACCAGTGAAATCTTCTTATTTCTCAACTCTTTCTCTTTTCTGTCAAGAATTTTCACTGGTTTTTCTTCATATGTTAGGTCTTGTTCAACTTCTATTGGCTCGTAGTTTAGCACATGTGAAGGATCTGGCACGTATTTTCTCAATAATGAGACATGAAAAACATCGTGGACATTTGACAGTGATGGCGGTAATGCCAGTCTATAGGCTACCTTTCCCACCTTTTCCAATacttcaaaaggtccaataaatcttgggcttaacttccctttctttccaaacctcattGCTCCTTTCATAGGGGCAATTTTCAGAAATACCTTGTCCCCAATGTTGAACTCCACATCTCTTCGCTTTCGATCagcgtaactcttttgcctactctgagcAGTTAACATTCTTTTTCTTATCTTCTCTACTGCTTCAGTTGTCCTTCTGACCAGATCTGGACcaagatactttctttctcccatttcatcTCTGGTATCCGTATTGGTTGTAGTAAACCAGCAggtttctgatgttcagctttcacttgttgacaggttaaacacttggctacaaaCTCGACCACATCCTTTCTCATGTTGGGCCACCAGTAGTGTCTTTTCAAGTCATTAAACATCTTGGTCGTCCCCGGATGTACTGAATACAAGGTATTGTGAGCTTCGGTAAGGATTTCTCTCTTCAACTCCTCATTATTAGGGACACAAACTCTTTCCTTGAACTTTAGCATCCCATTACATGACACACTAAACTCATTGACCTTCCCACTTTCCAATTCACCTTTTTGTTCCACCAAGTAAGGATCCTCACATTGACCTTGTttgattctctctaacaaggtAGACTGAATAGTCATCACTGATAATCTTCCTGTGATCACCTCAATCTCCGCTCTGCACATGTCCTCCTGAAGTGGTCTTGTCAGTTTCCTCAAAAATGACACATTACCATGAGACTTTCTACTCAGTGCGtctgcaactacatttgcttttccaggatgataaagtatttgacagtcataatccttcactagctccaaccatctcctttgtctcatatttaattccttctgagtgaagaaatacttgagacttttatgatcggtatatatttcgcacttctcaccatacagataatgtctccaaatctttagtgcaaaaacaactgctgccaactccagatcatgtgttggatacttctgttcatagtccttcaattgtctagaagcataagctatgactttgccattctgcatcaacacacaccctaaaccttgcTTTGAAGCGTCACTATAAATCACAAGTCCTCCTGATCCAGATGGAATAGTAAGTACTGGAGCAGAAACCAATCTTTGCTTCAAATCTTGAAAACTTTTCTCACaagcttcagtccattcaaacttatgattcttcctcGTGAGTTGTGTCAATGGCATTGCtatcttggaaaatccttcaacaaatcttcggtaatagcctgctaatcccagaaaactccttacttctgaaacatttgttggtctattccacttactaacagcttcaatctttgatggatccaccgcaataccatcttttgagactatatggcccaaaaatgccaccttctctagccaaaattcacatttcttaaatttggcatagagttgtttttcttttaatttctccaacgtcaacctcaaatgttcctcatgttcttcttgggatcgagaatacaccaagatatcatcaataaacactatTACAAACTTATCAAGGtagtccttaaacaccctgttcatcaagtccatgaatgcagctggagcattagttaatccaaatggcatcacaaggaactcataatggccataccgagttcgaaatgcggtctttggtacatcctcttctctaatctttaattgatgatacccagatctcaaatcaatctttgaaaacactcctcttccttgtaattgatcaaaaagatcatcaattctaggaagtggatacttattcttgattgtcaacttgttcaattctctataatcaatacacattcgcatcgtcccatcctttttcttcacaaatagcaccggagctccccatggtgaaaaactaggcctgataaactttttatccaggagttcttgcaattgtatctttaattcctttagttctgctggtgccattctataaggtgccttgGACACAGGGGCTGTACCAGGAAGTagctcaatcacaaattcaatttctctgtctggaggcaatcccggtaaatcttctggaaatacttctAAGAAATCTCTAACTACCGGTACATCTTCCGGTTTTAACTTTTGCTCCTTAtacgtgtcaaccacactggcgagATAACCCACACATCCACTTTCCAACAGTCGCCTGGCCTTCATAGCAGAAATTAATGGAATGCAACCTTTCGATGTCGCTCCAGTAAACATAAACTCATCTTCCTCCGAAGGCTTAAATATCACTgttttccttctacaatcaatagtggcattatactttgaaagccaatccatacccaaaatcacctCATAATCGGCCATCTCTAACATTATTAGATCAGcatataattccctaccatcaatgcAAATAGGAACCCCCCTCAACCAATGAGTAGAATACAGAATCTCTCCAgatggtaacattgtactaaaaactTCTGACAATTTTTCACACGATCCACCCAACCTTTTTACATATGTCAATGATGCAAATGAATGCGTGGCACCTGAATCTATTAATGCATGAGTGAGAATACCAGATGCAAAAATATCACCTGACACAACAGAGTTGTTGGTATCAGCATCAGCCTGAGTAATCGTGAACACCCTAGCATTTGTCCTCTGAGGTTCATCCTTCATTTGTTGGTTCTTCATCAATGGACAATCTTTGATAAAATGATCCCCCTTGCCACATTTGAAGCAGCTCTTAGTTAGAAGCCTGCACTCCCCGAAATGATTCTTTCCACAAGTTTGACATCGTGGCATTTGTTGGAATCCAGGTTGCCTGTTTTGCTGACCTCCTTTAAATTTCTTATTCTGTCCTTGTCTAAATTGGAAATTCTGGGCCCCTCTTTTGTTGTCATT
It includes:
- the LOC133822456 gene encoding uncharacterized protein LOC133822456, translating into MDHEHGIGATEGSCSNKYEQEMAQLRAVVNRQAEQIEKLLAEQRQRQAPTPPTETPTPPQAPPPQAPPAVHPMEPLYERFRKQRPPVFEGSTDPLDAQDWKSSLEDIFEFMQLSDREKVSCAAHTLKKDAKIWWEVVKQTREVNQMTWAEFELVFNEKFYNEAVLTAKVSEFTRLQQGNQSVAEYARTFDRLAKFAPDLVNTETSRVNRFLEGLQPELARDVDMGRTGPLSYAQAVEKALRAEHREEKITKAKAATSMPRRDTPFNKEQSRFHNDNKRGAQNFQFRQGQNKKFKGGQQNRQPGFQQMPRCQTCGKNHFGECRLLTKSCFKCGKGDHFIKDCPLMKNQQMKDEPQRTNARVFTITQADADTNNSVVSGDIFASGILTHALIDSGATHSFASLTYVKRLGGSCEKLSEVFSTMLPSGEILYSTHWLRGVPICIDGRELYADLIMLEMADYEVILGMDWLSKYNATIDCRRKTVIFKPSEEDEFMFTGATSKGCIPLISAMKARRLLESGCVGYLASVVDTYKEQKLKPEDVPVVRDFLEVFPEDLPGLPPDREIEFVIELLPGTAPVSKAPYRMAPAELKELKIQLQELLDKKFIRPSFSPWGAPVLFVKKKDGTMRMCIDYRELNKLTIKNKYPLPRIDDLFDQLQGRGVFSKIDLRSGYHQLKIREEDVPKTAFRTRYGHYEFLVMPFGLTNAPAAFMDLMNRVFKDYLDKFVIVFIDDILVYSRSQEEHEEHLRLTLEKLKEKQLYAKFKKCEF